A window from Candidatus Bathyarchaeota archaeon encodes these proteins:
- the dndE gene encoding DNA sulfur modification protein DndE — protein MSFNRIRLSKSATVRLSMLKGRTGITPNILCRIGFCLSLRDPAIPKPENYDEEGQEINRYTLTGEWDKFFIALMKERLLKDGLDVNNDLFPQLRAHMNRGAISLYDRVKSL, from the coding sequence ATGAGCTTCAATAGAATCAGACTGAGCAAAAGTGCTACAGTGCGCCTGTCTATGTTGAAAGGCAGAACTGGCATTACGCCAAACATACTTTGCAGGATAGGTTTCTGTCTTTCGCTTCGTGATCCAGCCATACCAAAACCCGAGAATTATGATGAAGAAGGACAGGAGATAAATCGTTATACTTTGACTGGCGAATGGGACAAGTTTTTCATCGCTTTAATGAAGGAACGCCTTCTTAAAGATGGACTTGACGTCAATAACGACTTATTCCCTCAGTTAAGAGCGCATATGAATCGAGGGGCAATCAGTCTATATGACCGTGTCAAGTCACTGG
- the dndD gene encoding DNA sulfur modification protein DndD, with translation MRFKLLLIKNFGVFADTQTFDLMPIKKGNNFRPIIIFGGKNGTGKTTLLEAFQVCLYGSSFKGQKMPTAEYHRYIISRLHRKPDGTKASDASISLDFDYARVGYIDNFHVERIWKYDGDNLGETLCIQQNGKPFKDINEEQWQDFLNELIPPGLSKLFLFDGEKIQNLARGQRENTHIITSINSLLGIELIEKLRYDIKTYIAKESAQTKADFETRLANLRSKKKGLELKLDSILQEKASLQNQLTRLNIEIENQELAIASEGGGFASKREEYKQQAKALESKIEATKEQIRSLCAELLPFAFIPELCLALKNRLEYEEKEEQRQAALTYLNLAINDLKKDIGATLSVDTLKLSAEEKELVATEAINALRNRIEQMNGRSKVNIHNMSSLERHELLRWIDLALKKVPSELREISSCLKTLESEAETVNGYLFSAPPDESLKPLFIKLGQLHEELGKLGEKQSRLDMEHTQTTTELKIVTAELDKLLNEKIEYDNCNQRVKHAVKVHDVLSEYLQLIRIEKIKEFEKNFLECFSALIGKENLVGRVEVAQENFDITLFSPQGIRLSKKELSAGERQIYAMAMIWALAKTSGRPLPFIIDTPLGRLDTDHRSNIVENFLVDASHQMIIFSTNTEIDQQYFNQLNGSIAKAYNLEYNSKEGKTTVKEGYFWEAMEVLNELQ, from the coding sequence TTGAGATTCAAGCTCTTGTTAATAAAGAATTTCGGAGTATTCGCTGATACCCAAACATTTGACTTAATGCCCATAAAAAAAGGTAATAATTTTAGACCGATCATCATTTTCGGAGGCAAGAATGGTACTGGAAAAACCACATTGTTGGAAGCCTTCCAAGTTTGCTTGTACGGAAGCTCGTTTAAAGGGCAAAAGATGCCGACAGCTGAATATCACCGATATATTATATCACGTTTGCATAGGAAACCTGACGGCACCAAAGCTTCCGATGCCTCAATTTCCTTAGATTTCGACTATGCAAGAGTCGGTTATATTGATAATTTTCATGTTGAACGTATATGGAAATATGACGGCGACAATCTTGGCGAAACGCTCTGTATTCAACAAAACGGTAAGCCGTTTAAAGATATAAATGAAGAGCAATGGCAGGATTTTCTAAATGAACTAATCCCGCCAGGCTTATCTAAGCTATTTCTATTTGACGGTGAAAAGATTCAGAATTTAGCTCGAGGCCAAAGGGAGAATACGCATATCATAACTTCGATTAATTCTCTTTTAGGAATTGAGTTAATCGAGAAACTAAGATATGACATTAAAACATACATAGCAAAGGAATCAGCGCAAACGAAGGCTGATTTTGAAACAAGACTTGCAAATTTACGTTCTAAAAAGAAAGGTCTCGAGTTAAAGCTTGATTCTATTCTACAAGAAAAAGCTTCACTACAAAACCAGCTTACAAGACTTAATATAGAAATAGAAAATCAGGAATTGGCCATCGCCAGTGAAGGTGGAGGATTTGCTTCAAAAAGAGAAGAGTATAAACAGCAGGCAAAAGCTCTTGAAAGCAAGATTGAAGCAACTAAAGAACAAATTCGTTCACTTTGTGCCGAATTGCTACCCTTTGCTTTCATCCCGGAACTATGTTTAGCATTAAAAAACCGTTTGGAATATGAGGAGAAAGAAGAGCAAAGACAAGCAGCCCTTACTTACCTCAATTTAGCCATAAATGACTTAAAAAAAGACATCGGCGCCACTTTATCTGTTGACACACTAAAATTATCCGCTGAGGAAAAAGAGTTAGTAGCCACTGAAGCGATAAATGCACTTAGGAATAGAATTGAACAAATGAACGGGCGTTCCAAGGTGAATATCCACAATATGTCTTCACTTGAACGTCATGAACTCTTAAGATGGATTGATTTAGCCCTAAAGAAGGTGCCATCTGAACTTCGGGAAATTTCATCTTGTTTGAAAACCTTGGAATCTGAGGCGGAAACCGTTAATGGATACCTTTTTAGTGCGCCCCCTGACGAGAGCCTCAAGCCTTTATTTATAAAATTAGGACAATTACACGAAGAACTGGGGAAGCTTGGAGAAAAACAATCACGACTAGACATGGAGCATACTCAAACTACCACAGAATTAAAAATAGTAACAGCTGAACTCGATAAACTGCTTAATGAAAAGATAGAGTATGATAACTGCAACCAACGTGTAAAACATGCAGTTAAGGTACACGATGTTCTCTCAGAATATTTGCAGTTAATTCGAATAGAAAAGATAAAGGAATTTGAAAAGAATTTTCTTGAATGCTTTAGCGCGTTAATAGGCAAAGAGAATCTGGTTGGCAGAGTTGAAGTAGCTCAAGAAAATTTTGACATAACCTTATTCTCCCCGCAAGGCATCCGTTTATCTAAAAAAGAGCTTTCTGCTGGAGAAAGACAAATCTATGCAATGGCAATGATATGGGCACTTGCTAAAACATCAGGCAGACCCTTACCATTTATTATTGATACACCGTTGGGCAGACTAGATACAGACCACCGAAGCAATATAGTAGAAAACTTCCTTGTTGACGCCTCTCATCAAATGATAATTTTCTCAACAAACACGGAAATTGACCAACAATACTTTAACCAGTTAAACGGATCTATCGCGAAGGCATATAATTTGGAATACAATTCTAAAGAAGGAAAAACGACTGTAAAGGAAGGTTATTTCTGGGAAGCGATGGAGGTTTTAAATGAGCTTCAATAG